The sequence GCACTTGTCTCACTTTCTCTTCTGTATCAATAACAGGTTTTGTGTTTGGCATTGCACAGATTGTCGTGACACCACCTCTTGCCGCCGCATCTCCTCCCGTCTTAAGCGTCTCTTTATATTCCAGTCCCGGATCTCGCAAATGCACATGCAAATCAATAAATCCTGGCATCACAAAACAGCCTTTCGCATCAATCACCTTATCTGCTGCATCTGCAATATGTTCTGCCACCTTTACAATCTTTTTTCCTTCCACAAGGATATCATATATCCCCTCTGTTTTACTTTCCGGATCCAGCACATGTCCATTTTGAATCAAAGTTTTCATTATGTTTTCATCCTTTCTTCTAGATTTGAGCATAAAATTACATACTACTTTTATTCTATCATAGAGATAAAAAAAATGGAATGCAAAATTTACATTCCATTTCCCTTCACAATCTCAATTGCTTTTTCCAGCTGATTATCTGCCGCCGGATCTTCTTCATTGTATTCATATTCAACTTCCACATCCGGATCGATCCCCGTCCCATGAATATTTCTTCCCTTCGGTGTAAAATATTCGGAGATGGTCAATTTAATACTTGTTCCATCTGTCAACGGAAATATCTGTTGTACGATCCCTTTTCCGAATGTAGTTGTTCCCACAAGTGTTCCAACTCCATAATCCTGAACCGCACCCGCAAAAATCTCAGATGCACTGGCACTGTTTCCATTTGTCAGCACTGACAGCGGAATCTCCAGCTTATGTTCCTCATCTGATGTGTAAGTTTCTCCTTCTCCATTCTTGTCTTTCGTAGAAACAATAGTTCCTTCCGGCAAAATCAGATCAAGGATGTCACAAACAGTGTCAAGATTTCCTCCCGGATTGTCGCGAAGATCAATGACAAGTCCTGTCATTCCCTGAGCCTCTAAATCTTCCAAGGCAGAAGCAAACTGATCATACGTCACGGAATCAAATTCTGTAATTCTGATATAGCCGATTCCGTCTGACTTCATCTCGTGTTCAACCGTATGTACTTCCACCATTTTTCTCGTCGCTGTCGCCGTATACTCTTCCATGTTTTCACCACGAAGAACTGTAATCTCTACCTGTGTTCCCTCTTCGCCTTTAATCTTGGCAACAACATTATTGAGATCTTGACCGGTCACATCCTCTCCATCGATTTTATAGAGAATATCTCCCGCCTGAAATCCGGCTTCTGCTCCTGCTCCTTCTTCGTACACATTCACAAATGTCATGGCTCCTGTCTCAGAATCCTGCGTGATTGAAACACCAATTCCACTAAACTTTCCTTCTGTTGACTCAAACAGACTGTCCGTCTCCTCTTTGTCATAATAAACAGAATACGGATCACCAAGACCACTTACATATCCTTTGATCAAAAACTCTTTCAATTCGTCATCTGAAACTTCATCACTATGAAGATAAACTTCATCGATCAAGCTTCTAAGTGTCTCCAATTTCTTTTCAGTTCCCATCGTGACAACTTTGTCATCTCTAGACATTTTATAGATGAAGAAGCTGCCTCCTACAAATGCTACCGCTAATAACATAGCAAGGGCACCGCAAAGTGCCCCTTTTAAAAAGCTATTTTTCTTTTCCATTCACCAATATACCTTCTTACATATAATTTGACGGGTTCACCGGAACACCATTTAATTCCACCTGAAAATGCAGGTGGTTTCCGGTCGATTGTCCTGTCGTACCTACGCCTCCGATATTCTGCCCTTTTTCCACTGTCTGACCTTCTGACACATACGGCATCTGCCACATATGCATATATTTTGTCACAAGCCCATTGCCATGGTTGATAACAACCCAGTATCCGGCAGAGTTGCTGTATCCGGCTGTTGTCACCTTTCCGGCTGCTGCCGCATAGATCGGAGTCCCCGGCGCCGCAGCATAATCATGTCCCTTGTGCGGTCTGGAATCACCGATTCCCTCACGTACTTCTCCGAAGTAGCTTGACTGGTAACTCATACCCGGACAAGGATGAGTGAAGAAACCATTCCCACTCACAACAGAATCTCCGGCAGTACCGCCAGAATTTCCATTATTCTGCTGTGCCTGCTGCTTAGCTGCCTCCTCTGCTTCCTGCCTTCTTCGCTCTGCTTCCTTGGCAGCTGTGATCAATCCCTGCACTTCGGTCATCTCGGATTCAATACTCGCAATCTCCGAAGCCTTCTCCGTCAAAAGCTTCTCCACTGCTGTCTGCTTTTCTGTGAGACTCGCCTGAAGTGTGTGCAGCTCTTCATATTCTTTATTTAACTTTGCCTCTTCTTCCTCCACTTTCTTTACAAGCTTCTGGAATTTTTTCAACATATCTCTGTCATACTCAGACATCTTTGTGGCGTACTCCGCCTTATTCAAAAAGTCTGCCATATCTTTTGCTTCCAGCATGATCTCTAAAAATTCGGAACTTCCATTTTCATAAATGTACTTGATTCTTTTTTTCATGCTTTCATACTGATTCTGCTCATCTACCTTTGCGTTGACAAGTTCTTCTTCAGCCTTTTCGATTTCCGACTCTTTTTTTGTCATGTCCTCTTCTGACTTTTTCATGTCCGTCACAATGGTATTCAATTGTTCCGCCAAAGAAGACTTTTCTGATTCGGCGGCCTTTTTCTGTTCTTCTAATTGCTGTGCCTTCTGTTGTGCATCGGATAAATCCGTCGCATATGTCGGCATGATAAAACTGAGTGAAAGTACTCCTGCAATCATACAGTTCGCAATTCTTCTTCTTTTTGTCATAAAGTCACCTATGCCTTTAAATGTTTCCTAATCGTAAAGAAACTTCCCACAAAACCAATTCCTACTCCGAGAATTAATCCAACCGGCAGTAATATCTGATATACCTGCCCCACCGGAAGAAAGTCTAAAATATTATTTAAAATTTTAAATCTTTCCAAAACATAATTAACAACTTTTCCATATGCAAAGTACAGTGCCACAAGCGGTACCGCCGCTCCGATCAAACCGATGAAGATACCTTCCACGATAAATGGCGCTCTTACAAAAAAGTCTTTTGCACCTATGTATTTCATAATCGCAATCTCTTCACGTCTGATTGTAATTCCCATCGTAACCGTATTGCTGATCAGGAAAATAGATACTGCAAGCAGAATCAGGATAATTCCTCCTGAGACATATGCAATGAGCACATTCACATTTCCTAACGCATCGGCAACGACATCTGATTTGTTGACCTGGCGAACTCCGTCAAGTCCCTCTGCATATTTTACAAGGTCTGCCTGTGTCTCAACTGATTTTAAATATACTTCGTAGTTATCAGAGTCAATCAACGGGTTATCGCCTTCAAATCCCGCTGCCGCATCCGCATTGTCCTCTCCAAAATAATCTTTCTGGAAGTCTTCCCATGCCTGTTCCGCGGAAATATATTTCACCTCTGCCACATCATCTCGGCTCTTTAGTTTCTCGCCGATCTCTTTAATCTGCTCGTCCGTCGCATCTGCATCGAAAAGCACCGTAATTGCTACTCCTTCTTCAGCCTTATCTACAATGTATCTAAAATTTATTACAATTGAAAAAAATACGCCGAACAGGAAAATACATGCTGCCATCGTCGCCATAGAGGCAATGGAAAACATCTTGTTTCTCCCAATATTCTTAACCCCTTGCTTTATCGAATATCCTAGTGTACTGATTCTCATTATACATACCCACCTTTTTTCTCGTCGCTGACAATGCTGCCCTGTTTCATTGTTACAACTCGTTTTTGCATTGCATTTACAATCTCATGATTATGTGTAACTACAATGACTGTAGTTCCTCTGTCGTTTGCCTCCTCCAGCAACTTCATGATCTCCCATGAATTAGACGGGTCCAGGTTACCGGTCGGCTCATCTGCCAGCAAAATAGACGGCTCATTGATGATCGCTCTCGCGATCGCCACACGCTGCTGTTCTCCTCCTGACAGCTCCTTCGGAAACGATTTATACTTTTGCGCCAGTCCCACCAGCGATAATGCCGCAGGAACTTTCTGTTTGATAATACGAGTTGGTGCCTCTGTCACACGAAGTGCAAATGCAATATTTTCATATACATTCCGATCCTTTAAAAGGCGGAAATCCTGAAACACAACTCCGATTCTTCTGCGGTATTTCGGAATATGTTTGTGTTTCATTTTTCCAAGATCCTCACCCATAACAGTAATTGTTCCGGATGTTGGATCCAGCTCTTTCATCAGCAAACGAATCAAAGTCGATTTTCCCGACCCACTGTCTCCTACGATAAATACAAACTCGCCTTGCTCAATCGTCAGACTGATTCCATTGAGCGCAGCTATCCCCTTTGAGTATTCCTTCGTAACATCTTTTAATTCTATCATACGCTCCTCCATAATTATTAATACTCCAACGTTTCCATATGTTTCATGTATTTTACAACCATCAGCGCAATCTTAAATGTAATGGCATCCTCAAAGACACGCAGATCAAGTCCTGTGCTCTTTTGAATCTTATCCAGTCTGTACACCAGCGTATTACGGTGAATGTACAATTGTCTTGATGTCTCAGATACATTCAGACTGTTCTCAAAGAACTTATTAATTGTGATCAAAGTCTCCTCGTCAAAATCATCCGGTGATTTCCCCTCAAAAATCTCTCGGATAAACATTTTACAAAGTGGTATCGGAAGCTGGTAGATCAGACGTCCTATTCCGAGTGTACTATATGCTATCACATCTTTTTCGTTAAAGAAAATCTTTCCGACATCAAGCGCAAGCTTTGCTTCTTTATAAGATTTTGAAACTTCTTTGATGTCGCTTACGATCGTACCATATGCGACATGCAATCCTTCTTCGCCTTCTGCTTTTAATAATTCCAGCATTGCATTCGCAGCCTGCTCCATCTCCTGATAGCCTTCCCTCGCTTCCAGTTCCTTTACGACAATAATATTTTTTTCATCGACAGCTGTGATGAAATCTTTGTTTTTTCTTCCAATGGACACTCGCACATGTTCAATCATATTCGCATCTTTCTCATACGCCATCTCGATAATAAATACGACACGTCTTGCATCTGTATCAATGTGTAGTTTCTTTGCACGATTATAAATATCCACAAGCAACAGATTATCCAATAACAGATTTTTGATAAAATTATCCTGGTCAAATCTTTCTTTATATGCAATCAACAGATTATGAATCTGGAATGCTGCAAGCTTTCCGATCATATATGCATTTTCATTTTCCCCGTAAGCAAGTAATATATATTCTAACTGATATTCGTCAAAAATTTTAAAAAATTGACATCCTTGCACCACCTGGCTGTCTGCAGGTGAATCTACAAAAGATTTTATCGAGGTTGCATAGTCATCTGTCTCTGTACAAGTCCCCGCAAGCACTTTTCCCTCTATATCTACTACACATAAATCAATTCTTGTAATTGCTTTTAGTCCTTCAATTGTGTTTTGAAGTATTTGATTTGATATCATTCAATTCCCTCCACTCGTAATTTTCATATGCATTTTCTACAATACATTTTTTTCTTAAAATGGTTAAACGCATATTTCTACGTTATATACTAATGCAAAACAGCAAAAAAAGAAAGAGGAAATCATAATTTTTTATGCATTTCCTCAATTTTCCTTTTGCTCTTATCCTTTTTCCACACTATACATTGTTCACAAATTCTGATTTTGCTTACGTTCTTTCTCAATCTTTTTCTTCACGATGTGTTGTGTAAAAAATGCCTTCAGCCGTCTTCTTCCAAATCCCGTTCTCCTGCGTTCTTTCAATCCAGTACCCATTCCGAACCAAATTCTGGCATTCAAAAGTGTGCGGTTACGAAGAATGACTTCTTCCTGAAGCGGAGATGGAAGCGCCGCAAAGATACAGTCGGTCTCTGCACCGTTGATTCGATTGACAATCATGTCATCGGACTTTCCGTGTTCTTCCATGGTCGCAGTCTCAGAGATAACAATCCCGCTGTATTTTCCTGTCACATATTCTCTCAGTTCAGACAAAGCCTCTTCATCTTCGGCGAGCAAAAAAACCTTTTTGTGGCTTTTATGCAGAAATCGCATTACCATTTTCACGAACAGCAGTGTCTTGGCCTCATTCAAATATTTTGAGTCAGTCACTCCTGCCGCCTCTAATATTGATTTATCTCCTGCAAATGTAAGGTCAAACTCATCAATATATGGCTTTTCTTCTTTGTTCAAAAGCTGCGACAACGTATTCATCGTCACCATCTCGATCACATTGATCGGTTCTGTCTCCATATATTCCATGACCTTTTTCATTGCTTCCTTAGCCGTGTAATGATTAATTGACACGCCTAATACTTTTATTTTCTCATTCATAACCTCACCTGTTGTTTCTCCCCAGTTTTACGATTATAACAAATCTCCCTTCTCTTTTCAAGTCCGGTTCGAAATTGTTCACACTTTGGTCACTACTCTTTTGCTTTCTCCATCTCTCGCCTTTTCTTCGTAATCAGTCCGCCGATTCTCCCGGTCTCTTTTGAAGAAAGCGCCTTCCAGCCATCCTCCAGCACCTTATCGAGCAATCCCAATTCTTCTGCAATCTCATATTTTAATTTTTCTTCCGGCTCCAGCTTGCTTAAGCAAATCGGTTTTTCTTTCTTTTTAGACATAATAAAAATCCCCTTTCCGTGATGGTAAGAGGATTTCCATTTTTTTCATTTTTATTCCAGACTATTTTTCAAATTTTACATTGACACTTCCCATGCCACATTCAATATTCAAATTTTTCGATGCCCCATGGTCAATCTGTTGCTCAACTGCGATTCCTGAATAACTTCCGTCTGCAATCTTCACTTCACCCATTCCGCACTCCAGACTATAGTTATAGTCTTCTTGTTCTCCATGGAGCACAAGCGTTGCAGAACCCACTCCACATTCCAGATACATCTCTTGCGCCATAATGCCCTGTATCTCTGCGGCTCCTGCCGCCACCGCAACATCCGCATTTTCCGCATGTACGCTTTGGAGCTCTGATTTCAAACTTCCTGCTCCTACTGAAATGTCCATCTCGTAGAATTTCACATCCTGCGGCAAGTACAAAATAATCGTCCCTGCCTGATTGATTCGATTATTTTCCAAATCTGTCTCAATGTTCAGTGTGTTTCCTTCCTTATAGATTTGGAGATTTGCTCTCTCGTCAATATCTTCAGTGCCCACACATACTTTTCCATTTTGAGAAGGCTTCAGATATACACTCATATGATCCACATCAATTTCCAGATTTTTTACCCCTTCGAACGTTTTCTCTTCGCCGGTCTGCCCTTCGCTTTCCTTTACTGTCACCATCCTATTGCTCAATGGAAATATATGTAGGAAGCTAAAATTGATCTTTGAAAAAGAGACCCCCAGTATAAATCCCAAAATCAAAAACAGTACGCCGATTCCGGCAATCGCACCACTTGTGATCCAAAATCTCTTCCATCCTTTTTTCATTATGACACCGCCTTTCTATGAAATGGTTTTTTGCAGATTTTTACAATCCACCGAAACATCTTCGGAAATGCAACGAAGCAAAGCTGCACAAGCAACACAACTCCCACCATTCCAACTGCGAATAAAATCATTCCGCTGCCAATCAACGTAAATGCCTCCGGAAGCGCCACGGCAATCTGCGTAAGCCCGCCAATAAACAATGCAATCCCTACAATTGCAAGACAGCCTGCCGCTATAACAAATGCTATCAGAGCAATAAATCCCGAAAACACCACTGCCAATACCGTCAGCGCCACCCCTAGAACGATCGGGCCGGCAATGGATAAAACAAACAGTCCACCTACTATAATCAGGAGAATCTTCCACCAATTGTTCGTATCTTTCTCTTCTTTTTCTGCCGGATACACAGGTGCTTTCGTTTCCCCAGTATTATTTCTCCCGTAAATTTCCGCTTTGATTGCCGCCGCTACCTTTTCCGGGCTATCTAATTCTGCTGCAACTTTTTCTTCATTCTCCTCACCGGCCTCATCAAAATAGTCGTTATAGTATTTCATTGCTTCCTGTCTTTCTTCCACTGGAATGTCCTGAAGCATCGATGCAAGTCTTGTCATATATTCTACTCTGTTCATTCGTCCACACCTCCCTCAAATATCTTGCAGATCTTCTCTGAATAGCTTTTCCACTCTTTTCGATACATCTCCAACTGTTCTTCCCCTCTCTTTGTCACTTTGTAATATCGCCTGTTCCTGCCGTCAAACTGCATATCATACACCTCCAGACACCCATCTTTTTGAAGTCGCCTGAGCACCGGATATAAGGTTGACTCCGATACTTCCAACGCCTGTCTGACATCCTGTGTGATCTTATATCCATAAGTCCCCTGCTGCTCTTTTGATACTACAGCCAGAACAATCGCATCCAGCAAGGCTGCTCCTGTATTAAATATCATGACCTCACTCCTTTCTATTTGATGCAATATTATTTTTATACACATATTATATGT comes from Coprococcus phoceensis and encodes:
- a CDS encoding S41 family peptidase, coding for MEKKNSFLKGALCGALAMLLAVAFVGGSFFIYKMSRDDKVVTMGTEKKLETLRSLIDEVYLHSDEVSDDELKEFLIKGYVSGLGDPYSVYYDKEETDSLFESTEGKFSGIGVSITQDSETGAMTFVNVYEEGAGAEAGFQAGDILYKIDGEDVTGQDLNNVVAKIKGEEGTQVEITVLRGENMEEYTATATRKMVEVHTVEHEMKSDGIGYIRITEFDSVTYDQFASALEDLEAQGMTGLVIDLRDNPGGNLDTVCDILDLILPEGTIVSTKDKNGEGETYTSDEEHKLEIPLSVLTNGNSASASEIFAGAVQDYGVGTLVGTTTFGKGIVQQIFPLTDGTSIKLTISEYFTPKGRNIHGTGIDPDVEVEYEYNEEDPAADNQLEKAIEIVKGNGM
- a CDS encoding murein hydrolase activator EnvC family protein — translated: MTKRRRIANCMIAGVLSLSFIMPTYATDLSDAQQKAQQLEEQKKAAESEKSSLAEQLNTIVTDMKKSEEDMTKKESEIEKAEEELVNAKVDEQNQYESMKKRIKYIYENGSSEFLEIMLEAKDMADFLNKAEYATKMSEYDRDMLKKFQKLVKKVEEEEAKLNKEYEELHTLQASLTEKQTAVEKLLTEKASEIASIESEMTEVQGLITAAKEAERRRQEAEEAAKQQAQQNNGNSGGTAGDSVVSGNGFFTHPCPGMSYQSSYFGEVREGIGDSRPHKGHDYAAAPGTPIYAAAAGKVTTAGYSNSAGYWVVINHGNGLVTKYMHMWQMPYVSEGQTVEKGQNIGGVGTTGQSTGNHLHFQVELNGVPVNPSNYM
- the ftsX gene encoding permease-like cell division protein FtsX; amino-acid sequence: MRISTLGYSIKQGVKNIGRNKMFSIASMATMAACIFLFGVFFSIVINFRYIVDKAEEGVAITVLFDADATDEQIKEIGEKLKSRDDVAEVKYISAEQAWEDFQKDYFGEDNADAAAGFEGDNPLIDSDNYEVYLKSVETQADLVKYAEGLDGVRQVNKSDVVADALGNVNVLIAYVSGGIILILLAVSIFLISNTVTMGITIRREEIAIMKYIGAKDFFVRAPFIVEGIFIGLIGAAVPLVALYFAYGKVVNYVLERFKILNNILDFLPVGQVYQILLPVGLILGVGIGFVGSFFTIRKHLKA
- the ftsE gene encoding cell division ATP-binding protein FtsE — encoded protein: MIELKDVTKEYSKGIAALNGISLTIEQGEFVFIVGDSGSGKSTLIRLLMKELDPTSGTITVMGEDLGKMKHKHIPKYRRRIGVVFQDFRLLKDRNVYENIAFALRVTEAPTRIIKQKVPAALSLVGLAQKYKSFPKELSGGEQQRVAIARAIINEPSILLADEPTGNLDPSNSWEIMKLLEEANDRGTTVIVVTHNHEIVNAMQKRVVTMKQGSIVSDEKKGGYV
- a CDS encoding PucR family transcriptional regulator codes for the protein MISNQILQNTIEGLKAITRIDLCVVDIEGKVLAGTCTETDDYATSIKSFVDSPADSQVVQGCQFFKIFDEYQLEYILLAYGENENAYMIGKLAAFQIHNLLIAYKERFDQDNFIKNLLLDNLLLVDIYNRAKKLHIDTDARRVVFIIEMAYEKDANMIEHVRVSIGRKNKDFITAVDEKNIIVVKELEAREGYQEMEQAANAMLELLKAEGEEGLHVAYGTIVSDIKEVSKSYKEAKLALDVGKIFFNEKDVIAYSTLGIGRLIYQLPIPLCKMFIREIFEGKSPDDFDEETLITINKFFENSLNVSETSRQLYIHRNTLVYRLDKIQKSTGLDLRVFEDAITFKIALMVVKYMKHMETLEY
- a CDS encoding WecB/TagA/CpsF family glycosyltransferase, producing MNEKIKVLGVSINHYTAKEAMKKVMEYMETEPINVIEMVTMNTLSQLLNKEEKPYIDEFDLTFAGDKSILEAAGVTDSKYLNEAKTLLFVKMVMRFLHKSHKKVFLLAEDEEALSELREYVTGKYSGIVISETATMEEHGKSDDMIVNRINGAETDCIFAALPSPLQEEVILRNRTLLNARIWFGMGTGLKERRRTGFGRRRLKAFFTQHIVKKKIEKERKQNQNL
- a CDS encoding small, acid-soluble spore protein, alpha/beta type; its protein translation is MSKKKEKPICLSKLEPEEKLKYEIAEELGLLDKVLEDGWKALSSKETGRIGGLITKKRREMEKAKE
- a CDS encoding DUF4097 family beta strand repeat-containing protein; its protein translation is MKKGWKRFWITSGAIAGIGVLFLILGFILGVSFSKINFSFLHIFPLSNRMVTVKESEGQTGEEKTFEGVKNLEIDVDHMSVYLKPSQNGKVCVGTEDIDERANLQIYKEGNTLNIETDLENNRINQAGTIILYLPQDVKFYEMDISVGAGSLKSELQSVHAENADVAVAAGAAEIQGIMAQEMYLECGVGSATLVLHGEQEDYNYSLECGMGEVKIADGSYSGIAVEQQIDHGASKNLNIECGMGSVNVKFEK
- a CDS encoding DUF1700 domain-containing protein — its product is MNRVEYMTRLASMLQDIPVEERQEAMKYYNDYFDEAGEENEEKVAAELDSPEKVAAAIKAEIYGRNNTGETKAPVYPAEKEEKDTNNWWKILLIIVGGLFVLSIAGPIVLGVALTVLAVVFSGFIALIAFVIAAGCLAIVGIALFIGGLTQIAVALPEAFTLIGSGMILFAVGMVGVVLLVQLCFVAFPKMFRWIVKICKKPFHRKAVS
- a CDS encoding PadR family transcriptional regulator, translated to MIFNTGAALLDAIVLAVVSKEQQGTYGYKITQDVRQALEVSESTLYPVLRRLQKDGCLEVYDMQFDGRNRRYYKVTKRGEEQLEMYRKEWKSYSEKICKIFEGGVDE